The following are encoded together in the Robertmurraya sp. FSL R5-0851 genome:
- a CDS encoding DEAD/DEAH box helicase, giving the protein MTKTKFSTYQLKPFINKAIEAIGFYEPTEIQERLIPTVLKGDSAIGQSQTGTGKTHSYVLPVLHKINPNKQEVQAVITAPTRELATQIHQEVLKVTEHANEGEEITSRLFIGGTDKVRAIEKLKTQPHIVVGTPGRINDLVKEQALFVHTASMFIVDEADLMLDMGFLEDVDQIGARMPEKLQMLVFSATIPEKLKPFLKKYMENPKYIHIEPKQLTAAKIEHILLPSRHREKSTLVYEALKLYNPYLAIVFTNTKKKAEEVATALTHRGLKVGRIHGDLSPRERKRMMKQITDLEFQYIVATDLAARGIDIPGISHVINYELPTDLDFYVHRVGRTARAGNSGIALTIYEPSDEDALNRLEKLGIEFKHIDIKKGELSELEDRNRRKKRTKQSDEVDKLAKSFVKKPAKVKPGYKKKMQFEMDKIKKRQNRLKKK; this is encoded by the coding sequence ATGACGAAAACAAAATTTTCAACGTATCAACTTAAACCATTTATAAACAAGGCGATCGAAGCCATTGGATTTTATGAACCAACTGAAATTCAGGAAAGATTGATTCCAACGGTATTAAAAGGTGACAGTGCAATTGGGCAATCTCAAACAGGGACTGGGAAAACACATTCTTATGTATTACCAGTACTTCATAAAATAAATCCTAATAAGCAAGAGGTACAAGCTGTAATCACGGCCCCAACAAGAGAGCTGGCCACACAAATACACCAAGAAGTATTAAAGGTAACTGAGCATGCGAATGAGGGTGAAGAAATCACTAGTCGTCTGTTTATCGGGGGCACAGATAAAGTTCGTGCCATTGAAAAATTAAAAACTCAACCACATATCGTAGTTGGGACTCCTGGACGAATCAATGATTTAGTAAAGGAACAAGCCCTGTTTGTACATACAGCAAGTATGTTTATAGTCGATGAAGCCGATTTAATGCTCGATATGGGCTTTTTAGAAGATGTTGACCAAATTGGTGCTAGAATGCCAGAAAAGCTTCAAATGCTTGTTTTTTCAGCCACCATTCCTGAAAAGCTAAAACCTTTTCTAAAGAAGTATATGGAAAACCCTAAGTATATTCATATTGAGCCAAAGCAGTTAACAGCAGCAAAGATTGAACATATTCTCCTTCCGTCAAGACATCGTGAAAAGTCAACACTTGTGTATGAGGCGTTAAAGCTGTATAACCCTTATTTAGCAATTGTCTTTACGAATACAAAGAAAAAAGCCGAGGAAGTTGCCACAGCACTTACTCATAGAGGATTAAAGGTTGGAAGAATTCATGGAGATTTAAGTCCGCGTGAACGGAAGCGGATGATGAAGCAAATTACGGATTTAGAATTTCAATATATTGTGGCTACTGATTTAGCTGCAAGAGGTATTGACATTCCTGGGATTAGTCATGTGATTAACTATGAACTTCCAACGGACTTAGATTTTTATGTACACCGCGTCGGTAGAACAGCAAGAGCAGGGAATTCAGGAATAGCACTCACTATTTATGAACCGTCTGATGAGGATGCATTAAATAGGCTGGAAAAACTGGGGATTGAATTTAAGCATATCGATATTAAAAAAGGTGAACTCTCGGAGCTTGAAGATCGTAACAGACGTAAAAAGAGAACAAAGCAGTCTGATGAGGTAGATAAGCTGGCGAAGTCCTTTGTTAAAAAACCAGCAAAGGTGAAGCCAGGCTATAAGAAGAAGATGCAGTTTGAAATGGATAAAATTAAGAAAAGACAGAACCGATTGAAAAAGAAATAA
- the vrrA gene encoding VrrA/YqfQ family protein, translated as MPPRQPFPMRGGMPQPMLGFGRNQMRPMMPPARMGNMGMNRVPMGGNAPRGMRGGARNSGGGLLAKLLGKGKSQGSQAGMQMFGNASRSAAPAAGGGLLKSLTDPTAITGFLNNTQRVLNTAQQIGPMVQQYGPIVKNLPAMWKLYRGLNAASTDEETNKDDGGVESTVTEPKPETKRKRTNPVSTENDTHSVEIEEIVPKRLQGKSVPKIYV; from the coding sequence ATGCCACCAAGACAACCGTTTCCTATGCGCGGAGGAATGCCTCAACCTATGCTTGGATTTGGACGAAATCAAATGAGACCAATGATGCCCCCAGCAAGAATGGGCAATATGGGAATGAACAGAGTCCCTATGGGGGGAAATGCTCCAAGAGGAATGAGGGGGGGTGCAAGAAATAGCGGCGGAGGTTTACTTGCTAAATTACTTGGTAAAGGAAAATCTCAAGGCTCCCAAGCCGGTATGCAAATGTTTGGCAATGCTTCTCGCTCTGCTGCACCAGCTGCCGGTGGAGGGCTATTAAAATCACTAACAGACCCCACAGCAATTACAGGGTTTTTGAATAATACACAACGGGTATTAAACACTGCACAGCAAATCGGACCGATGGTACAGCAATATGGTCCCATTGTTAAAAACTTACCAGCCATGTGGAAACTGTACCGTGGTTTAAATGCTGCAAGTACGGATGAGGAAACTAATAAGGATGATGGAGGCGTAGAGTCCACCGTCACTGAGCCAAAACCGGAAACAAAACGAAAACGTACGAACCCAGTGAGTACTGAAAACGATACACATTCGGTCGAGATTGAAGAGATCGTACCAAAAAGATTACAAGGAAAATCAGTACCTAAAATATATGTCTAA
- a CDS encoding 4-hydroxy-3-methylbut-2-enyl diphosphate reductase, which yields MKVIKISPRGYCYGVVDAMVIARNAALDKSLPRPIYILGMIVHNKHVTDAFAEEGIITLDGPNRKQILEQVDKGTVIFTAHGISPEVRELAKNKGLVTIDATCPDVTSTHQLIEAKKDEGYQVIYIGKKGHPEPEGAIGVAPEIVHLVETEADVESLDIHADKILVTNQTTMSQWDVGHIMEKIENKYPHAEFHKEICMATQVRQEAVAEQAGEADVVIVVGDPKSNNSNRLAQVSEEIAGTKAYRISDISELNIDWIKDARTVGVTSGASTPTPITKEVIAFIEQFNPIDEATWTLEKKVPLHKILPKVKN from the coding sequence ATGAAAGTTATAAAAATATCGCCCCGTGGCTATTGCTACGGTGTTGTTGATGCGATGGTCATCGCAAGAAATGCAGCACTTGATAAATCACTGCCACGGCCCATATATATATTAGGAATGATTGTACACAACAAACACGTTACGGATGCTTTTGCTGAAGAAGGGATTATTACGCTAGACGGCCCTAATCGAAAACAAATATTAGAGCAAGTAGATAAAGGGACTGTTATATTTACTGCCCATGGTATTTCTCCAGAAGTGAGAGAGTTAGCGAAGAACAAAGGACTTGTTACAATCGATGCTACTTGTCCAGACGTAACAAGCACCCATCAGCTGATTGAAGCCAAAAAGGATGAAGGTTACCAAGTGATATATATTGGTAAAAAAGGGCATCCAGAACCTGAAGGAGCGATTGGAGTGGCTCCTGAGATCGTTCATCTTGTAGAAACAGAAGCAGATGTTGAATCATTAGACATTCATGCTGACAAGATACTTGTCACGAATCAAACAACAATGAGTCAGTGGGATGTTGGCCATATTATGGAGAAAATTGAAAATAAATATCCACATGCAGAATTTCATAAGGAAATCTGTATGGCTACCCAAGTACGACAAGAAGCCGTTGCCGAACAAGCAGGTGAAGCGGATGTCGTAATCGTTGTTGGTGATCCAAAAAGTAATAACTCCAATCGTTTGGCGCAAGTTTCCGAAGAAATTGCAGGTACGAAGGCTTATCGGATTAGTGATATATCAGAATTAAACATCGATTGGATTAAAGATGCACGCACCGTAGGGGTAACCTCTGGTGCATCGACCCCTACTCCTATCACAAAAGAAGTCATTGCCTTTATCGAACAATTTAATCCTATTGATGAAGCTACATGGACCTTAGAGAAAAAGGTACCACTTCACAAAATATTACCTAAAGTAAAAAATTAG
- a CDS encoding Nif3-like dinuclear metal center hexameric protein, whose protein sequence is MKTVNGHEVISLFEQFSPKNLALEGDKIGLQIGRLNKKVSNVMIALDVLEEVVDEAIHNNVELIIAHHPLIYRPLQKLVTDTATGRMIEKLIKHDIAVYAAHTNLDVAEGGVNDLLADALKLSNTEVLVPTYDSELLKLVVYVPIGYEEAIKNALGNAGAGSIGQYSHCSFTSEGKGEFIPLEGANPTYGAIGKVEQVEEARIETVFPAHLEKKVLSAMMKAHPYEEVAYDVYRLKNQAKSLGLGKIGTVQETTLREFAKFVKVALDVPAVRVVGDLDSKVKKVAVLGGDGNKYIQAASFKGADVYITGDMYYHVAHDAMMLGLNIIDPGHNVEKVMKQGVANKLTEMCKQKKYEVNIFASTIHTDPFQFI, encoded by the coding sequence GTGAAAACCGTAAATGGACATGAAGTTATTAGTCTATTTGAACAATTTTCACCAAAGAACCTTGCATTAGAAGGAGATAAGATTGGTTTGCAAATTGGCAGACTAAACAAAAAAGTTTCAAATGTAATGATCGCACTCGATGTACTAGAAGAGGTAGTGGATGAAGCGATACATAATAATGTTGAATTGATCATTGCTCATCATCCACTCATTTATCGTCCTTTACAGAAGCTCGTGACAGATACAGCAACAGGTCGAATGATTGAAAAGTTAATCAAACATGATATCGCTGTATATGCAGCTCACACGAATCTGGACGTTGCAGAAGGCGGAGTAAATGATTTGCTGGCAGACGCCTTGAAATTATCAAACACAGAGGTTCTTGTTCCAACCTACGATTCTGAATTACTTAAACTCGTTGTCTATGTACCAATTGGGTATGAGGAAGCGATAAAAAATGCATTAGGCAATGCGGGGGCAGGTTCAATAGGCCAATATTCTCACTGTTCCTTTACATCTGAAGGAAAAGGAGAGTTTATCCCTTTAGAAGGGGCAAATCCTACTTATGGAGCGATAGGAAAAGTGGAGCAAGTGGAGGAAGCAAGAATAGAGACCGTGTTTCCTGCTCATTTAGAAAAGAAGGTACTATCGGCAATGATGAAAGCACATCCATACGAAGAAGTAGCGTATGATGTTTACCGACTAAAAAATCAAGCAAAGTCACTAGGTTTGGGTAAGATAGGGACCGTCCAAGAAACAACTCTCCGCGAATTCGCAAAATTTGTTAAAGTGGCCCTAGATGTGCCTGCCGTTCGAGTCGTTGGGGACTTAGATTCTAAGGTGAAAAAGGTTGCAGTGCTTGGTGGGGACGGGAATAAGTATATTCAAGCTGCCAGCTTCAAGGGGGCTGATGTATATATAACGGGTGATATGTATTATCACGTTGCACATGATGCTATGATGCTAGGATTAAATATTATAGACCCAGGTCACAATGTAGAAAAAGTGATGAAACAGGGAGTCGCAAACAAGCTTACGGAAATGTGTAAACAAAAAAAATATGAAGTAAATATTTTCGCTTCAACCATTCATACGGACCCTTTTCAATTTATATAA
- a CDS encoding tRNA (adenine(22)-N(1))-methyltransferase: MNVERLSKRLSTVADFIPEGAKLADIGSDHAYLPCHVVRAGKVPFAIAGEVVEGPFQSARKQVEMEGLTKQIEVRKGNGLEVIGKGEVECITIAGMGGALIASILEEGKEKLEGVKRLVLQPNISAISIRLWLLENGWSLINEAILEEDGKIYEILVAERGNSESVYSENIENQLLFGPFLSKEKNEAFIQKWTAEWNNWERILKQMSQSSQIEKKTEIQKKISMVKEVLGQ; the protein is encoded by the coding sequence ATGAATGTAGAAAGATTATCGAAAAGACTAAGCACTGTTGCTGATTTTATTCCAGAGGGTGCGAAACTAGCTGATATAGGTTCAGATCACGCTTATCTTCCTTGTCATGTGGTAAGAGCTGGAAAAGTACCTTTTGCAATAGCAGGTGAAGTGGTTGAAGGACCTTTTCAATCTGCGAGGAAACAAGTAGAAATGGAAGGATTAACGAAACAAATTGAGGTGCGAAAAGGAAATGGTCTTGAAGTTATAGGCAAAGGTGAAGTAGAGTGCATTACCATTGCCGGAATGGGTGGTGCCCTGATTGCTAGTATCCTTGAAGAAGGAAAGGAAAAGCTTGAGGGTGTGAAGCGGCTTGTTCTTCAACCGAATATTAGCGCTATTTCAATACGATTGTGGCTCTTAGAAAATGGGTGGAGTCTCATAAACGAAGCTATTTTAGAGGAGGATGGAAAGATTTATGAAATCTTAGTTGCAGAAAGAGGGAATTCCGAATCGGTTTATTCTGAGAACATCGAAAATCAATTGCTTTTTGGACCATTCTTAAGTAAAGAAAAGAACGAGGCTTTTATTCAAAAGTGGACGGCTGAATGGAACAATTGGGAACGTATTTTAAAACAGATGAGCCAGTCTAGCCAAATAGAAAAGAAAACGGAAATACAGAAGAAAATTTCAATGGTAAAGGAGGTTTTGGGTCAGTGA
- the cccA gene encoding cytochrome c550: protein MNRNPVIPFVLIMVLGIAAMFLFSFKGLGDSKELAAEQEGGGEQAEEVSNNPEDIYKSAGCIGCHGDSYQGGVGPALTGVGDKLSKEEIEDILVNGKGSMPSGLVTAENAGAMADWLMELK from the coding sequence ATGAATCGCAATCCGGTTATTCCATTCGTCTTAATCATGGTTCTTGGTATTGCTGCGATGTTCCTTTTTTCGTTTAAAGGCTTAGGTGACAGTAAGGAACTAGCTGCAGAACAAGAAGGCGGTGGTGAACAGGCAGAAGAGGTTTCAAACAATCCTGAAGATATTTATAAGTCTGCGGGCTGTATTGGATGTCACGGGGATTCATACCAAGGGGGCGTAGGTCCAGCTTTAACAGGTGTTGGTGACAAACTGTCTAAAGAAGAAATTGAAGACATTCTTGTAAACGGAAAAGGCTCAATGCCATCAGGACTCGTTACTGCTGAGAATGCAGGAGCAATGGCTGATTGGTTAATGGAGCTTAAATAA
- a CDS encoding acyl-CoA dehydrogenase family protein, protein MNFDLTSEQSMILRTIREFANEEVAPGALERDIHKQFPHEVFQKLTELGLMGLPFPEEYGGGGADTISFAIVTEELSRACASTGITYSAHISLGGVPLHLFGTEEQKRKYLIPICTGESFGAFGLTEPNAGSDAGGTKTRAVEKDGTFVINGNKCYITNASYAKHLAITAVTGEQNGKKEISAIMIPTNSPGFQVISNYEKMGLHASNTTELVLEDVQVPSENLLGKRGEGFKQFLITLDGGRIGIGAMAVGIAQAAYEKALSYAKQRQQFGKSLSHFQAIQFKLADMAMKIELARNMVYKAAWLKDQGRSFTKEASMCKLYASEICMEVTDQAVQIHGGYGYMKDYHVERYMRDGKLTEIGEGTSEIQRMVIAREIGC, encoded by the coding sequence GTGAATTTTGATTTAACATCAGAACAAAGCATGATCCTTCGAACAATAAGAGAATTTGCTAATGAAGAGGTTGCACCTGGTGCGCTCGAAAGAGACATTCATAAGCAGTTCCCACATGAAGTGTTTCAAAAGCTAACTGAATTAGGCTTAATGGGGCTTCCATTTCCAGAAGAATACGGTGGTGGGGGAGCAGATACAATAAGCTTTGCCATAGTCACAGAGGAGCTAAGTAGAGCCTGTGCCTCTACAGGAATTACGTACTCAGCCCATATATCGCTAGGCGGTGTACCACTTCATTTGTTTGGTACGGAAGAACAAAAGAGAAAATATTTAATTCCGATTTGTACAGGTGAATCTTTTGGGGCCTTTGGACTTACCGAACCTAATGCAGGTTCCGATGCGGGTGGTACTAAGACGAGAGCGGTTGAAAAAGATGGGACGTTTGTTATAAATGGTAATAAATGTTATATTACAAATGCAAGCTACGCCAAGCATCTAGCTATTACCGCAGTTACTGGGGAACAAAATGGAAAAAAAGAAATTAGTGCTATTATGATTCCAACGAATTCCCCTGGTTTTCAAGTCATCAGTAATTATGAGAAAATGGGGCTTCATGCCTCCAATACAACCGAGTTAGTATTAGAAGATGTTCAAGTACCATCTGAGAATTTACTAGGAAAGCGTGGAGAGGGGTTTAAACAATTCTTAATCACTCTTGATGGGGGAAGAATTGGAATAGGTGCAATGGCAGTAGGCATTGCTCAGGCAGCTTACGAAAAGGCATTGAGCTATGCAAAGCAAAGGCAGCAATTTGGAAAATCGTTGTCCCATTTTCAGGCGATACAATTCAAGCTTGCAGACATGGCCATGAAGATTGAACTTGCAAGAAATATGGTTTATAAAGCGGCTTGGTTAAAAGATCAGGGGCGTTCCTTTACAAAAGAAGCTTCCATGTGTAAGCTTTACGCTTCAGAAATTTGTATGGAGGTTACTGATCAGGCAGTACAAATACACGGGGGTTACGGGTATATGAAGGATTATCATGTGGAACGATATATGCGTGATGGAAAGTTAACAGAAATTGGTGAAGGTACTTCAGAAATTCAACGCATGGTAATTGCAAGAGAAATAGGTTGTTAA
- the rpoD gene encoding RNA polymerase sigma factor RpoD, with product MAEKSARSKEVDSDLTLEQVKDQLTEVGKKTGVLAYDDIAEKLANFDVDSDQMDEFYEFLGEQGVELVGDSEDGDPNIQELAKGEEEFDLNDLSVPPGVKINDPVRMYLKEIGRVDLLSAEEEISLANRIEQGDEEAKRRLAEANLRLVVSIAKRYVGRGMLFLDLIQEGNMGLIKAVEKFDYRKGFKFSTYATWWIRQAITRAIADQARTIRIPVHMVETINKLIRVQRQLLQDLGREPTPEEIGEDMDLTPDKVREILKIAQEPVSLETPIGEEDDSHLGDFIEDQDATSPSEHAAYELLKEQLEDVLDTLTDREENVLRLRFGLDDGRTRTLEEVGKVFGVTRERIRQIEAKALRKLRHPSRSKRLKDFLE from the coding sequence ATGGCTGAAAAATCGGCCCGTTCAAAAGAGGTTGATTCAGATTTGACCCTAGAACAAGTAAAAGATCAGTTAACAGAGGTTGGAAAGAAAACAGGGGTTCTAGCCTATGACGATATTGCAGAAAAATTAGCTAATTTTGATGTGGACTCTGATCAAATGGATGAGTTTTATGAATTTTTAGGTGAGCAAGGTGTAGAATTAGTGGGTGACTCTGAAGATGGTGACCCAAATATTCAGGAGCTTGCTAAAGGTGAAGAAGAATTCGATTTAAATGATTTAAGCGTACCGCCAGGTGTTAAGATTAATGACCCAGTCCGAATGTATTTAAAGGAAATCGGTCGTGTGGACTTATTGTCTGCAGAAGAGGAAATTTCACTTGCTAATCGTATTGAACAAGGTGACGAAGAAGCAAAGCGCCGACTAGCAGAAGCAAACCTACGTCTTGTAGTTAGTATTGCAAAACGTTATGTTGGTCGCGGTATGTTGTTCCTTGATTTGATTCAAGAAGGAAATATGGGATTAATTAAAGCTGTTGAAAAGTTTGATTATCGCAAAGGGTTTAAATTTAGTACGTATGCTACTTGGTGGATTCGACAAGCAATTACTCGTGCGATTGCTGACCAAGCAAGAACCATCCGTATCCCCGTTCATATGGTGGAAACCATCAATAAATTAATTCGTGTTCAACGTCAGCTACTTCAGGATCTTGGACGTGAACCAACTCCAGAAGAAATTGGAGAAGATATGGATTTAACGCCTGACAAGGTTCGTGAAATCCTGAAAATTGCTCAAGAACCAGTTTCTTTAGAAACACCAATTGGTGAAGAAGATGACTCGCATTTAGGTGATTTCATTGAGGATCAGGATGCTACATCCCCTTCTGAGCATGCAGCTTATGAACTGTTAAAAGAACAGCTTGAAGATGTCCTTGATACATTAACCGACCGTGAAGAAAATGTTTTACGACTTCGTTTTGGACTTGATGATGGCCGCACGAGAACTTTAGAAGAAGTAGGAAAAGTGTTTGGTGTCACTAGAGAACGAATAAGACAAATTGAAGCAAAAGCGTTAAGAAAGTTAAGACACCCTAGCCGTAGCAAGCGTTTAAAGGATTTCTTAGAATAA
- the dnaG gene encoding DNA primase — protein sequence MAERIPEDKINEIRQAVDIVDVVSDYVQLKKQGRNYFGLCPFHGENSPSFSVSPDKQIYHCFGCGAGGNAFSFLMEQEGVSFIEAAVKLAKKGNVELHIDSSSHTNTRAIPNDFQQMIDAHDLLRKFYHHLLVNTKDGQHALEYLLSRGFTIEAIEKFQIGYSLNSWDFVYKFLTKRNFPPDVMERAGLVIKRERDGTYFDRFRDRIMFPILDHKGNTIAFSGRSLGSDEPKYLNSPETAIFNKSKILYNFHQARASIKKTNQIVLFEGFADVIAADRSGVHNGVATMGTSLTDDHIVSIRRSAEAVTICYDGDKAGIEAAYRASQLLHSSGIQVRVAILPDGMDPDDYIRQNGEEKFQNEIISASVTLMNFKLRYLRRGKDLNNEGIRLQYIEEVLKEISQLEKVVERDHYLRQLASEFSLSLDALKQQQKQFFFANKKGNREQYVQKRNQDVVIKQSSNLRPAYETAERRLIAYMLKDYDIAYKVQDLLNGTPLNIDEHQAIITYLYGYYEKGLEPNPSDFLTYIKDEKLRRTVADIGMMSIGEEISDQELSDYIKQVFNYQKMLKIKEKEAEEKEAERQKDHGRAAAIAMEIIQLRKTLKI from the coding sequence ATGGCAGAACGTATCCCTGAGGATAAAATTAATGAAATTCGCCAGGCGGTTGATATAGTGGACGTGGTTAGCGACTATGTTCAGCTAAAAAAACAAGGTCGGAATTATTTTGGACTTTGTCCGTTTCATGGAGAAAACTCTCCGTCCTTCTCCGTTTCTCCGGATAAGCAAATATATCATTGTTTCGGATGTGGAGCAGGTGGAAATGCATTCTCATTCTTAATGGAACAAGAAGGTGTCTCATTTATAGAAGCGGCTGTTAAACTAGCTAAAAAAGGAAATGTTGAGCTACATATCGATTCGTCATCTCACACTAATACTAGGGCGATTCCGAATGATTTTCAGCAGATGATTGACGCTCACGATTTATTACGTAAATTCTATCATCATTTGCTAGTAAACACAAAAGACGGTCAACATGCACTTGAGTACCTTTTATCGAGAGGCTTTACAATCGAAGCGATAGAAAAATTTCAAATAGGCTATTCATTAAATTCGTGGGATTTTGTTTACAAATTTCTTACGAAACGTAATTTTCCTCCTGATGTAATGGAAAGAGCAGGGCTCGTTATAAAACGTGAACGTGATGGTACTTATTTTGATCGCTTCAGAGACCGCATTATGTTTCCTATATTAGACCACAAAGGCAATACAATTGCATTTTCAGGACGATCTTTAGGGTCGGATGAGCCAAAGTATTTAAACAGTCCTGAAACAGCAATTTTTAACAAAAGTAAAATTTTATATAATTTTCATCAAGCAAGGGCAAGTATTAAAAAAACGAATCAAATCGTATTATTTGAGGGGTTTGCTGATGTAATAGCTGCCGATCGATCAGGTGTACACAATGGTGTGGCAACTATGGGAACATCTTTGACAGACGATCATATCGTGTCGATCAGGCGGAGCGCTGAAGCAGTTACGATTTGTTACGATGGAGACAAAGCTGGAATTGAAGCCGCTTATCGGGCTAGTCAGCTTCTTCATTCCTCGGGAATTCAGGTTCGAGTGGCAATATTGCCAGATGGAATGGATCCTGATGACTATATTCGTCAAAATGGTGAAGAGAAATTTCAAAACGAAATTATCTCTGCTAGTGTAACATTAATGAATTTTAAACTTCGGTATTTAAGACGAGGAAAGGATTTAAATAATGAAGGAATTCGCCTCCAATATATCGAAGAAGTATTAAAGGAAATAAGCCAACTTGAGAAGGTAGTGGAACGAGATCACTACTTGAGACAGCTAGCAAGTGAGTTTTCACTTTCACTTGATGCATTAAAGCAACAACAAAAACAATTTTTCTTTGCGAACAAAAAAGGAAACCGTGAGCAATACGTTCAAAAAAGAAATCAAGATGTGGTTATCAAACAATCTTCCAACTTAAGGCCGGCTTATGAAACTGCAGAAAGACGTTTAATAGCTTATATGTTAAAGGATTATGACATAGCATATAAAGTGCAGGATTTGTTAAATGGTACTCCCTTAAATATTGATGAGCATCAAGCAATCATCACTTATTTGTATGGTTACTATGAAAAGGGACTCGAACCAAATCCTAGTGATTTCCTAACGTATATAAAAGATGAAAAGCTTAGACGTACGGTAGCAGATATTGGAATGATGTCTATAGGTGAGGAAATAAGCGACCAAGAACTTTCCGATTACATTAAGCAGGTGTTTAATTATCAAAAGATGTTAAAAATAAAAGAAAAAGAAGCAGAAGAGAAAGAAGCAGAGAGACAAAAGGATCATGGAAGGGCTGCTGCGATTGCGATGGAAATTATCCAATTGCGCAAAACATTAAAGATTTGA
- a CDS encoding YaiI/YqxD family protein, which yields MNSTLGLPKVLVDADSCPVKQEIVEIASNFSLEVIFVASYNHMSSTEATGTWKYVDTGKEEVDLYIMNHVGKGDFVVTQDIGLASTLVNKGVYVLSPRGNVYEEKDINLALDMRYLAAKARRQGIHSKGPKRFGQTDRDDFAKNFYSILSKFAGNL from the coding sequence ATTAATAGTACATTAGGTTTACCAAAGGTTCTTGTTGATGCAGATTCCTGCCCAGTGAAGCAGGAAATTGTCGAAATCGCGTCGAATTTTTCATTAGAAGTTATTTTTGTTGCATCTTATAATCATATGAGTTCAACAGAAGCTACAGGAACATGGAAATATGTCGATACGGGCAAGGAGGAAGTTGACTTATATATCATGAACCATGTGGGTAAAGGAGACTTTGTAGTCACCCAAGACATCGGGTTAGCTTCGACTCTCGTGAATAAAGGTGTTTATGTACTTTCTCCAAGGGGGAATGTATACGAAGAGAAGGATATTAATCTTGCTCTTGATATGAGGTATCTTGCCGCGAAAGCTAGGCGACAAGGGATACACTCAAAAGGGCCCAAACGTTTTGGTCAAACTGACCGAGATGATTTTGCGAAAAATTTTTATAGCATTTTGTCGAAATTTGCAGGAAATCTATAA
- a CDS encoding pyruvate, water dikinase regulatory protein, with amino-acid sequence MGKMPIVYVVSDSVGETAELVTKAAISQFDGQEVTIKRFPYVEDKSNIDEVISLVKLDGGMVAYTLVKPDMREYMRDTAKAEGIYACDIIGPLIDQIQDICGKQPLFEPGLVRKLDEDYFKKVEAIEFAVKYDDGRDPRGILKADIVLVGVSRTSKTPLSQYLAHKRIKVANVPLVPEVDPPEELFKVPSEKCFGLKISPEKLNNIRRERLLSLGLNDRASYANIERIKEEIEYFDKIVSRIGCHVIDVTNKAVEETANVILNRYLKRG; translated from the coding sequence TTGGGGAAAATGCCAATCGTCTACGTGGTATCAGATTCTGTAGGAGAAACTGCAGAGCTCGTAACAAAAGCAGCGATAAGCCAATTTGATGGACAAGAAGTCACAATCAAGAGGTTTCCATATGTAGAGGATAAATCCAATATTGATGAAGTGATTTCACTTGTGAAATTAGACGGTGGGATGGTTGCCTATACACTTGTAAAGCCAGATATGCGCGAGTATATGAGAGATACAGCGAAGGCAGAAGGGATTTATGCATGTGATATTATTGGACCTTTAATTGACCAAATACAAGATATCTGTGGTAAACAGCCTTTATTTGAACCTGGTTTAGTTCGGAAGCTTGATGAGGACTATTTTAAAAAGGTGGAAGCAATTGAATTTGCAGTTAAGTATGATGATGGTCGCGATCCACGAGGAATATTAAAGGCTGATATCGTCTTAGTGGGTGTTTCGAGAACTTCAAAGACTCCATTATCACAGTATCTGGCTCATAAACGTATTAAAGTGGCTAATGTTCCGCTTGTCCCTGAGGTTGATCCGCCTGAGGAATTGTTTAAAGTGCCTTCAGAGAAATGCTTCGGATTAAAAATCAGCCCAGAAAAGCTGAATAATATTAGACGAGAAAGATTACTTTCTTTAGGTTTAAATGACCGAGCAAGCTATGCGAATATTGAACGAATTAAAGAGGAAATCGAGTATTTTGATAAAATTGTCTCAAGAATAGGATGTCATGTAATTGATGTAACCAACAAAGCTGTTGAGGAAACAGCAAATGTTATTTTAAACCGTTACTTAAAAAGAGGATAA